The nucleotide sequence ACAGCTTGTCGCGCTCGGGGAGCTGCATGACCATGCCGAGGGCCCGGCCCCGGGGGATGATGGTCGCCTTGTGGACCGGATCGGTCGCCGGCACGTTCAGCGCGACGATGGCGTGGCCGCCCTCGTGATAGGCGGTAAGGCGCTTCTCGTCCTCGGTCATGACCAGGGTGCGCCGCTCGGCGCCCATCATCACCTTGTCCTTGGCGTCCTCGAACTCGTGCATCGTGACGATGCGCTTTCCGCGACGCGCGGCGAGGAGTGCGGATTCGTTGACCAAGTTCATGAGGTCCGCGCCGGAGAAGCCGGGGGTGCCGCGGGCGATGGTCTTCAGGTCGACGTCGGGAGCCAGCGGCACCTTGCGGACGTGGACGCGCAGGATGCGCTCGCGGCCGGTGACATCCGGGTTCGGCACCATGATCTGGCGGTCGAAGCGGCCGGGACGCAGCAGGGCGGGGTCGAGCACGTCGGGGCGGTTGGTCGCCGCGATGATGATGACGCCCTCGTTGGCCTCGAAGCCGTCCATCTCCACGAGGAGCTGGTTCAGGGTCTGCTCGCGCTCGTCGTTGCCGCCGCCGAGGCCGGCGCCGCGATGGCGGCCGACCGCGTCGATCTCGTCGATGAAGATGATGCAGGGGGCGTTCTTCTTGGCCTGCTCGAACATGTCGCGCACACGGCTCGCGCCGACGCCGACGAACATCTCGACGAAGTCCGAGCCGGAGATCGTGAAGAACGGCACGTTGGCCTCGCCCGCGACCGCCCGGGCGATCAGGGTCTTGCCGGTGCCGGGCGGCCCGACGAGGAGCACGCCGCGGGGGATGCGCCCGCCGAGCCGCTGGAATTTCTGGGGATCGCGCAGGAACTCGACGATCTCCTGGAGATCCTCCTTCGCCTCCTCGACGCCGGCCACGTCCTCGAAGGAGACGCGGCCGTGGGCCTCGTTCAGGAGTTTGGCCTTCGACTTGCCGAAGCCCATGGCGCGGCCGGCCCCGGACTGCATCTGGCGCGAGAGGAAGATCCAGGCGCCGATGAAGACGAGGATCGGCAGCCAGCTCACGAGAAGCTGGATGAACCAGGGCGTGTTGTCGGAGGGTGGACGCGCGGTGATCTGCACGCCCTTGCCCTGGAGCTTCGAGACGAGGCCCGGATCGTTGGGGATGTAGCTCGAGAAGCTGCCGCCGCCCGCATAGGTGCCGCTGACGTCCTGACCGGAGATCGTGACGGATTGGATCTTGCCGGCATCGGCGTCGTTCAGGAGCTGGCTGTAGGCGATCTCGCTGCCGCCGCCGCGGTGACCCGGATTCTGGAACAGGGTCACGAGGGCGAGCACCAGCAGGAAGATGACGACCCACAGGGCGAAATTGCGGAAATTCGGGTTCATCGATCGGTCCTGGGAGGCGTGCGGGCGTCTTCCCCGCAGTTGTTGCGGCATGCTCCACGCGCTCGGGGCCAATGTAGGCGGCGCCCCTCCCCTTGCCAAGTAAATCGGACGCACCCGCGGCGAGGGAGGGCGCGGAAGCGTCAGCGGCCGTCTTCCCCGCTCCCGGTCGCGATTCCGCGCGGCGGCGCCGGCGCGAGGCGGACGACGCCCTTCGCTCGCGCCTCGACCAGCACGCCGCGCAGGGTCCGGCGCAGCGCCCTCCCCTCGGCGAGAGCCGGCAGCAGCGCTTCGAGGACGAGGCTTTCGAGGCGCTCCAGCCGCCTGGGAGCCGTCGCCTCACC is from Methylorubrum populi and encodes:
- the ftsH gene encoding ATP-dependent zinc metalloprotease FtsH; this translates as MNPNFRNFALWVVIFLLVLALVTLFQNPGHRGGGSEIAYSQLLNDADAGKIQSVTISGQDVSGTYAGGGSFSSYIPNDPGLVSKLQGKGVQITARPPSDNTPWFIQLLVSWLPILVFIGAWIFLSRQMQSGAGRAMGFGKSKAKLLNEAHGRVSFEDVAGVEEAKEDLQEIVEFLRDPQKFQRLGGRIPRGVLLVGPPGTGKTLIARAVAGEANVPFFTISGSDFVEMFVGVGASRVRDMFEQAKKNAPCIIFIDEIDAVGRHRGAGLGGGNDEREQTLNQLLVEMDGFEANEGVIIIAATNRPDVLDPALLRPGRFDRQIMVPNPDVTGRERILRVHVRKVPLAPDVDLKTIARGTPGFSGADLMNLVNESALLAARRGKRIVTMHEFEDAKDKVMMGAERRTLVMTEDEKRLTAYHEGGHAIVALNVPATDPVHKATIIPRGRALGMVMQLPERDKLSMSFEQMTSRLAIMMGGRIAEEMIFGADKVTSGAQSDIEQATRLAKMMVTRWGFSPELGTVAYGDNNDEVFLGMSMGRQQTVSEATAQKIDAEVRRLVETGLEEARRILAEHKDDLESLAQGLLEYETLSGDEIRKLLQGEPPVRDSGDVPPAPARGSPVPSTGRGRPRGSDGGLEPSPQPQG